One Deltaproteobacteria bacterium genomic window, AATTGAGCATAGTTGCTGTAAACGGTTGCTGTTACGGCAGAGACAACAAACCAGACAAGGGAGACTATTTCAAATATTGCGGTCAACACTTTTGGGAGTTTATTTCAGGCGACAGCGAACTGTTTACAGAAATCATCGAACCACTTGGGTATAAAGCCAAAGAAAAGAATGATGATTTTGTAAAATCGTATTCGCAAATGATTAACAAATTCACCAAAGAATTTTCAAATATATTCTGCAAAGACAATGGAGAAATTGACTGGGACAAATTGGTTCGATTTAACTCTGCGACAGCCGAGCCAAAGAAATAAAAAAGAACGCTCAAGGCGCTGCACCGCCGATGCAGCTTTGTCGTTATCAATGCTTTTAACCGGAAAGCACAAATATTATCAATGCTGTCAGTGTAAACAGTAATAGGTGACAGCAATTTTCATTTCCATCTGAATTTTATCCTATCACTCTTGCGAATTGCGGGATGAAAGCTGCTACACAATCCCATCATCCGAAAATCACGCTTTAAATAAAGAAACAGAGTACCCGTCTGTGAAATCAAGAGTGTTGATAGGTAGGTATAAGTCAGTCAAGGCTCAATTCAACAGATTATCAACTCAAAAGTACGCATGAACCGGATGAACCTTATTCCTTATTCCTTATTTCATCTCCCCGCCGCATCCACCCCTCACATTTTTCTATCGGGGGCGGGAAAAGTATGAATGGTACAGAAAGGCAGGACGCCTGTCCTCTGGAGTTTGGACATTTTTATAAGCGTTTGTTACCCGTTGGCGGGCGCCTTCCTCATTGTCCCCCTCTGGAGGGGGTGTAGGGGTGCGAAGCTTATTGGTAAAAGGTTGTAAGCGTTTGTTGTAGCTGCATAAATTATTTTTATCAGCTTCCATACCACCCCCTGCACCCCCGCCAGCGGGGGACAACAAAATGTCCAAACTCCATGTGATTGGGCGTCTCATCCGGCGCCATTTATTGTTAGAAGGCGAATTGGTTTTAGGCATTAAATATTTGTTGCTAAAAACAACTGCTTAATTGTAAAATAAAATAATAGTTGAGCATGGCTCAAAATAATTCAAAACATACTGTTTAAGGAGGTGTTATTGGTTAAAGAAAGCATAAATGGGAAAGAGCGGGTACTCCTGTGCGTTAATGCTTCTCTACAAAGAAAGGCTAAAGACTTAATCATTTTAAACGTCAAAGAATTTTCTTCCATCGCAGACTATTTCATCATCTGCAGCGGAACCTCTGACCGGCAGGTCCAGGCCATAGCTGCATCAATTCACGAAAATCTGAAAGAATATGGCGTTTTACCCCTGGGCATAGAGGGTGAAAGAATCGGGAAATGGGTTCTTATGGACTATGAAGATGTAATCATCCATATCTTTTACGAACCCATCAGAGAATTCTACGACATTGAGCGTCTGTGGTCAGATGTACCATGTATGGAGATTGGGGATGATCTTACCGAATTGACAGCCCTTGACAAAGGAATGTAGCATTGAAACGTATCCTCGCAGGTCTTTCCGATATTATATTCCCACCGCGATGTTTGACATGCGACACAATTTGTGATCATCAAACAAATACCCTCTTCTGCCCTCCCTGTTACTCAAAGATACATTTCATCCGATCACCACTCTGTCCATGCTGCGGTATTCCTTTTACCGGCAGTGACGGAGGTAATCACATCTGCGGGGATTGTATCGTCTCAAAATCCGCCTTCTCTGTTGCCCGTGCAGTCGGACGTTACGAGACCACACTCCTCGAAGCAATACACCGGTTCAAATACAACAGGAAAATTTCCGTTGGTGAAATCCTGGGGAAACTAATGGCAGAATTCGAATACCCCGCCTTCAATATCTCAGACTACTCTTTGATAATACCGGTTCCTCTTCATCCAAAAAAGTTGAGAGAACGAGGATTT contains:
- the rsfS gene encoding ribosome silencing factor, with protein sequence MVKESINGKERVLLCVNASLQRKAKDLIILNVKEFSSIADYFIICSGTSDRQVQAIAASIHENLKEYGVLPLGIEGERIGKWVLMDYEDVIIHIFYEPIREFYDIERLWSDVPCMEIGDDLTELTALDKGM
- a CDS encoding ComF family protein, which translates into the protein MKRILAGLSDIIFPPRCLTCDTICDHQTNTLFCPPCYSKIHFIRSPLCPCCGIPFTGSDGGNHICGDCIVSKSAFSVARAVGRYETTLLEAIHRFKYNRKISVGEILGKLMAEFEYPAFNISDYSLIIPVPLHPKKLRERGFNQSVILAGEISMRFSLLLDFETLRRHIYTEPQISLGKKERERNVHGVFSVTDPGKIKGKTIILVDDVYTSGNTVKECARVLMKNKAAAVAVLTLARAV